Within Cellulophaga sp. L1A9, the genomic segment TATTTTATTTGCAACGAAAAATCTATGTTGACTATAAAAAAATAATATCTTTTAATTAAAAGGCATGTTTTTAGAACTATAATTCTTCCTGCAAATAATTAATTTTTTAAATAATTAGTATCACACAAATGTTTAAAGTATTCTTCGCAAAGTATCCTAATTTTAAGATTGAGCAAAAAGTTTATGAAAAATTAATATCTGATTTTGAAGGTAAATTACCCGACGAGTTATTAAAATTTTGGGCTGAGTTTGGTTTTGGTGTATATATGGATGAATTTCTAAAAATTATTAATCCGAATAATTATCAAGGTTCACTTAATGAAAATTATCTTAATCCCAATAACGCAGAAATAGTTTTCGCCATTACAGCTTTTGGAGATTACTTAGTGTGGACCGGTGATGCCATTCGACTGATTAAATTTAGGTATGGTAGCTATAATATTATAGAGAATGATGATGACATGACATGGTTTTTTGATATGGATTTGGCTGATGATGCTTATGCTAATGATATATTTAAAATTCAAATATATAAAGAGACATTTTCTCGCTTAGGAAGTTTAGCCTTTGATGAATGTTATGGTTATGTCCCTATATTAGCGGCAGGTGGTGCTGAAAAAGTTGAAAATGTAGAAAAAGTAAATATTATTGAACACCTTAGCATAATTACGCAATTCACTGGTAAAATAGATTAATTTTATATAAATTTATAATTGTCAACCCCTATGAATTAAAATCATAGGGTTTTGGTTTTTTAAGAGCTAATATCGAATTATTCTTAGAAGCTAATAAGGTTAAAACATGCTAAACTAGTATCACTTGAGTCTATGATAGATTTTGGTATTACATTATAAGATATACCAGATGTTAAGAGTGGAAATAAATATTACCCCAAATCAAAAATTGAACAATGGCAAAAATTGAAGTAAGTACAGATAAGCTGAAAGAACTGTTAAAGTCAACTAAAATAGCAGATAGAAATAAGGCTGTAAAAATTATCCAAAGGAATAAAATAACAGAATTAGGGGATGATTTATTTAATTTATTAAATAAAGAATATGAAAAAGGAAAATCCTGGCAATTGATAGTGGCTTGCACGAATACTTTAGGTGATATAAATTATGTAAAATCAAAAGATTTTCTATATGACATTTGCAAAAAAAACTTAGAGCACGATATGATAACAGCAAGTGCTGCTGCGGCATATTGTAGAATTGTAAAAAACAATAAAAATGATGTAAAGCCTGTTCTACATTTACTTTCATTTGGTAATTTCGCTGTAGTTAATGGCGCATTAAAATCATTAGCAATAGATAAAGTAATTCCGAAGGATAAAGAAAAAATAGAAATCATCAGTATTATTAATAGCTTCACTCCTAAGCGAGAAATTGGATATTCTGATGTTAGAGTTGGACTAGCAGTTGCATGTGCTGGTTGGTTAG encodes:
- a CDS encoding T6SS immunity protein Tdi1 domain-containing protein; the encoded protein is MFKVFFAKYPNFKIEQKVYEKLISDFEGKLPDELLKFWAEFGFGVYMDEFLKIINPNNYQGSLNENYLNPNNAEIVFAITAFGDYLVWTGDAIRLIKFRYGSYNIIENDDDMTWFFDMDLADDAYANDIFKIQIYKETFSRLGSLAFDECYGYVPILAAGGAEKVENVEKVNIIEHLSIITQFTGKID